In Candidatus Polarisedimenticolaceae bacterium, a genomic segment contains:
- the dut gene encoding dUTP diphosphatase, with protein MTPPARVRILRLPEGRDLPLPERATAHAAGFDLRARVDDDVLVPPGGRLLVPTGIAIELPEGFEAQVRPRSGLALRHGVTMLNAPGTIDADYRGEVGVVVVNHGDAPFPIRRGDRIAQLVVHRLPEIVWEEVESLADSGRGAGGFGHTGGA; from the coding sequence GTGACCCCGCCCGCGCGGGTGCGCATCCTCAGGCTCCCGGAGGGACGCGACCTCCCGCTTCCGGAGCGTGCGACCGCGCACGCCGCCGGATTCGACCTCCGGGCACGGGTCGACGACGACGTGCTCGTTCCCCCGGGGGGACGCCTGCTCGTGCCGACCGGCATCGCGATCGAGCTCCCCGAGGGATTCGAGGCCCAGGTCCGGCCCCGCAGCGGCCTCGCCCTCCGGCACGGCGTCACGATGCTCAACGCTCCGGGGACGATCGACGCGGACTACCGCGGGGAGGTCGGCGTCGTCGTCGTCAACCACGGCGACGCCCCGTTTCCCATCCGGCGCGGCGACCGGATCGCGCAGCTCGTGGTGCATCGGCTTCCGGAGATCGTCTGGGAGGAGGTCGAGTCCCTCGCCGACAGCGGGCGGGGGGCCGGAGGATTCGGCCACACCGGGGGGGCCTGA
- a CDS encoding MBL fold metallo-hydrolase: MAVRVVPLASGSSGNATLVEFGNTRILVDAGVSSLGLVRRLEALGIAPTSIAAILLTHEHHDHAQGLERFSFRHRVPVATTPEALEALNLSPTHLARFLPFEPGASFEIETVRVRAFTVPHDAVNPVGFVLEAEGIRVGIATDLGHATTLVVERLRGCDVLMVEANHDDRMLVAGPYPWHLKQRVGGRMGHLSNEEAAGLLSAAADDRCRAVVLAHLSEKNNEPGKAREAVARALSDRGLRRFDMRVADRRKPTPAVVL; encoded by the coding sequence GTGGCGGTGCGCGTCGTTCCCCTCGCGAGCGGTTCCTCGGGGAACGCCACCCTCGTCGAGTTCGGGAACACGCGGATCCTCGTCGACGCCGGCGTCTCGTCGCTCGGACTCGTCCGGCGGCTCGAGGCGCTCGGCATCGCGCCGACGTCCATCGCCGCGATCCTCCTGACCCACGAGCATCACGATCACGCGCAGGGGCTCGAGCGTTTCTCCTTCCGCCATCGCGTCCCCGTCGCGACGACCCCCGAGGCGCTCGAGGCCCTCAATCTCTCCCCGACGCACCTGGCCCGCTTCCTCCCGTTCGAGCCCGGCGCGTCGTTCGAGATCGAGACGGTTCGCGTCCGCGCCTTCACCGTGCCGCACGACGCCGTGAACCCCGTCGGGTTCGTCCTCGAGGCGGAGGGGATCCGCGTCGGCATCGCGACCGATCTCGGGCACGCCACCACCCTCGTCGTCGAGCGCCTCCGCGGCTGCGACGTCCTCATGGTGGAGGCGAACCACGACGACCGGATGCTCGTGGCGGGGCCGTACCCCTGGCACCTGAAGCAGCGCGTGGGCGGCCGGATGGGGCACCTGTCCAACGAGGAGGCGGCGGGGCTTCTCTCCGCAGCCGCCGACGACCGCTGCCGGGCGGTCGTGCTCGCGCACCTCTCCGAGAAGAACAACGAGCCGGGGAAGGCTCGCGAGGCCGTCGCGCGCGCCCTCTCCGACCGCGGCCTCCGGCGCTTCGACATGCGCGTGGCGGATCGGCGCAAGCCCACCCCGGCCGTCGTGTTGTGA
- the purB gene encoding adenylosuccinate lyase, with protein MIDRYTRPEMRALWSDENKYRAWLEVELAASETLAARGVVPAEDMEIIRRKAGFDVARIETIEAEVKHDVIAFLTSVAERIGPASRHVHYGLTSSDVVDTAQALLLVRAMDLILQSLDRFMDTLRRQAFAHRGTVMVGRTHGIHAEPYTLGLKFAGWFAEARRNRERLTRARDEVRRGKLSGAVGTYAHLDPTVEAEVMERLGLEPETIATQVVPRDRHAACLSALAVLASSLERIAVEIRHLQRTDVREVEEPFSKGQKGSSAMPHKRNPIGTENLTGLARLVRAYAQASLEDVALWHERDISHSSVERVILPDATTLCHFMLHRLNGILDGLLVYPDRMLENLDRMKGLVFSQTVLLALARAGLTREAAYAIVQRNAMKVWAGEGSFRDLLASDAELAAALPKAELDACFDPARTLRHVDAIYERVFGGPDALGESL; from the coding sequence ATGATCGATCGCTACACCCGCCCCGAGATGCGGGCCCTGTGGTCCGACGAGAACAAATACCGCGCCTGGCTCGAGGTGGAGCTCGCGGCCAGCGAGACCCTGGCGGCGCGGGGCGTGGTGCCCGCGGAGGACATGGAGATCATCCGCCGGAAGGCGGGGTTCGACGTCGCGCGCATCGAGACGATCGAGGCCGAGGTCAAGCACGACGTCATCGCCTTCCTGACGAGCGTCGCGGAGCGCATCGGCCCGGCCTCGCGGCACGTGCACTACGGCCTGACCTCCTCCGACGTCGTGGACACGGCGCAGGCGCTCCTTCTCGTGCGGGCGATGGACCTGATCCTCCAGAGCCTCGACCGGTTCATGGACACGCTGCGCCGTCAGGCGTTCGCGCACCGCGGGACGGTGATGGTGGGGCGGACGCACGGCATCCACGCCGAGCCGTACACGCTGGGTCTCAAGTTCGCCGGCTGGTTCGCCGAGGCGCGCCGGAACCGCGAGCGGCTCACGCGCGCGCGCGACGAGGTGCGCCGCGGGAAGTTGTCCGGGGCCGTCGGCACGTACGCCCACCTCGACCCGACCGTCGAGGCCGAGGTCATGGAGCGCCTCGGCCTCGAGCCCGAGACGATCGCGACCCAGGTGGTTCCGCGCGACCGCCATGCCGCCTGCCTCTCCGCCCTCGCGGTCCTCGCGTCGTCGCTCGAGCGGATCGCCGTCGAGATCCGCCACCTCCAGCGCACCGACGTGCGGGAGGTCGAGGAGCCGTTCTCCAAGGGGCAGAAGGGCTCCTCGGCGATGCCGCACAAGCGCAACCCGATCGGGACCGAGAACCTGACCGGGCTCGCCCGGCTGGTCCGGGCCTACGCGCAGGCCTCCCTCGAGGACGTGGCGCTGTGGCACGAGCGGGACATCTCGCACTCGTCCGTGGAGCGGGTGATCCTCCCCGACGCGACCACGCTGTGCCATTTCATGCTCCATCGCCTCAACGGGATCCTCGACGGCCTTCTCGTCTATCCGGACCGGATGCTCGAGAACCTCGATCGGATGAAGGGGCTCGTCTTCTCGCAGACGGTGCTGCTCGCCCTCGCGAGGGCCGGGCTGACCCGCGAGGCCGCCTACGCGATCGTCCAGCGCAACGCGATGAAGGTCTGGGCGGGGGAGGGGAGCTTCCGGGACCTTCTGGCCTCCGACGCCGAGCTCGCCGCCGCGCTCCCGAAAGCCGAGCTCGACGCCTGTTTCGACCCCGCCCGGACGCTCCGGCACGTGGACGCGATCTACGAGCGGGTCTTCGGCGGGCCGGACGCCTTGGGCGAGTCGCTATAA
- the purF gene encoding amidophosphoribosyltransferase, with product MCGIVGVFGHPEAAKLAYLGLYALQHRGQESGGIVTADGRVLHRRGGMGYVSDIFSREVMEALPGPHAIGHVRYSTAGDSNPANAQPFLMQHHRGPIAVGHNGNLVDASQLKSELEADGAIFQTTTDTEVLLHLIARSREPDVVDAIVHAVRQVRGAYSLVFLVPGRLIAVRDPLGFRPLVLGKVDGAFVVTSETCALDLLGAEFVRELDRGEVLVIDVAGAHSFRPLPPSRPAGCAFEHVYFSRPDSVVFGRPVQATRRRMGAQLWKEHPADADIVVPVPDSGVVAALGYATAAKLPFETGLVRNHYVGRTFIQPSQQIRNFGVRVKLNPVREALEGKRVALIDDSIVRGTTSRKIVQMCRDAGAKAVHVRISCPPTVGPCYYGIDTPRQDELIAARHSVEEIRAFIGADSLGYLSLDGLMACLEGDDASFCTACWTGRHPVPLPPGEAPQLKLFDKSQR from the coding sequence ATGTGCGGCATCGTCGGCGTCTTCGGTCATCCTGAGGCCGCGAAGCTCGCGTATCTGGGACTCTACGCCCTGCAGCATCGCGGACAGGAGTCGGGCGGGATCGTGACCGCCGACGGTCGCGTCCTCCACCGCCGCGGCGGCATGGGGTACGTTTCCGACATCTTCTCGCGCGAGGTCATGGAGGCCCTGCCGGGGCCGCACGCGATCGGTCACGTCCGGTACTCGACCGCGGGGGACTCGAACCCCGCCAACGCGCAGCCGTTCCTCATGCAGCACCACCGCGGCCCGATCGCCGTCGGGCACAACGGCAACCTCGTGGACGCCTCGCAGCTCAAGTCCGAGCTCGAGGCCGACGGGGCGATCTTCCAGACGACGACCGACACGGAGGTGCTCCTCCATCTCATCGCCCGCTCGCGCGAGCCCGACGTCGTGGACGCGATCGTCCACGCCGTCCGCCAGGTGCGCGGGGCGTATTCGCTGGTGTTCCTCGTTCCCGGCCGTCTGATCGCCGTCCGCGATCCGCTCGGCTTCCGGCCGCTGGTGCTGGGGAAGGTGGACGGCGCCTTCGTGGTCACGAGCGAGACCTGCGCCCTCGACCTCCTCGGCGCCGAGTTCGTCCGCGAGCTCGACCGCGGGGAGGTGCTGGTGATCGACGTCGCCGGCGCGCATTCCTTCCGGCCGCTCCCCCCTTCGCGCCCCGCGGGGTGCGCCTTCGAGCACGTCTATTTCTCGCGGCCGGACAGCGTCGTCTTCGGGCGACCGGTACAGGCGACCCGGCGTCGGATGGGCGCTCAGCTCTGGAAGGAGCACCCGGCGGACGCGGACATCGTCGTCCCGGTCCCGGACTCGGGGGTCGTCGCGGCGCTGGGGTACGCGACCGCGGCGAAGCTCCCCTTCGAGACGGGGCTCGTCCGAAACCACTACGTCGGCCGCACCTTCATCCAGCCGAGCCAGCAGATCCGCAACTTCGGGGTGCGGGTCAAGCTCAACCCGGTGCGGGAGGCGCTCGAGGGGAAGCGGGTCGCCCTCATCGACGACTCGATCGTCCGTGGGACGACGAGCCGCAAGATCGTCCAGATGTGCCGCGACGCGGGGGCGAAGGCCGTTCACGTCCGGATCTCCTGTCCGCCGACGGTCGGTCCCTGCTACTACGGGATCGACACGCCGCGACAGGACGAGCTCATCGCGGCCCGGCACTCGGTCGAGGAGATCCGCGCGTTCATCGGCGCGGATTCGCTCGGCTACCTCAGCCTCGACGGCCTGATGGCCTGCCTCGAGGGAGACGACGCCTCGTTCTGCACGGCCTGCTGGACGGGACGCCATCCCGTGCCGCTTCCCCCCGGCGAGGCGCCGCAGCTGAAGTTGTTCGACAAGTCGCAGCGGTGA